Proteins encoded within one genomic window of Amycolatopsis nigrescens CSC17Ta-90:
- a CDS encoding response regulator, which produces MITIMLVDDHPVVREGLRGMLQAEPDLSVVGEAGSGDEAVALARLKRPDVILMDLRMPGLDGVGAIRAILAEHPRQRVVVLTTYETDADILRAVEAGAAGYLLKDASRAELADAIRAASRGETVLAPSVAGRLVRQVRHPAPQPLSAREVEVLRLVAKGGTNADIGRALHISEATVKTHLLRVFGKLGVSDRTAAVTTAMERGLLR; this is translated from the coding sequence ATGATCACCATCATGCTGGTCGACGATCACCCGGTGGTGCGGGAGGGGCTGCGCGGCATGCTGCAGGCCGAGCCGGACCTGAGCGTGGTCGGGGAAGCCGGGTCCGGCGACGAGGCGGTGGCGCTGGCCAGGCTGAAGCGGCCGGACGTGATCCTGATGGACCTCCGGATGCCTGGGCTGGACGGCGTCGGCGCCATCCGCGCGATCCTCGCCGAGCACCCGCGGCAACGGGTGGTGGTGCTGACCACCTACGAGACCGACGCGGACATCCTGCGCGCGGTGGAGGCCGGCGCGGCGGGCTACCTGCTGAAGGACGCCTCGCGGGCCGAGCTCGCCGACGCCATCCGGGCCGCGTCCCGCGGGGAGACCGTGCTGGCCCCGTCGGTGGCGGGCCGGCTGGTGCGGCAGGTCCGCCACCCGGCGCCGCAACCGCTGTCCGCGCGCGAGGTCGAGGTGCTGCGACTGGTCGCGAAGGGCGGCACCAACGCCGACATCGGGCGTGCCCTGCACATCAGCGAGGCCACCGTGAAAACGCATCTGCTGCGGGTGTTCGGCAAGCTGGGCGTGTCCGACCGGACCGCGGCGGTGACCACCGCGATGGAGCGTGGCCTCCTGCGCTGA